In Papaver somniferum cultivar HN1 chromosome 9, ASM357369v1, whole genome shotgun sequence, the genomic stretch TCTTCATCCTGCCAAATAGCAAAGTTTGGATTCACAGAAGGTGCAGATCTGGTGCCTGAAGCAAGAAATTATGCTGGACATGGATTTGTGCCATCAATATATCCAAGAACACGGAATTTACGAAGAATGGGAGTAATTAAAGACTTCCGAGCCAGAAAATTATCATCTTGAAGTTTTAAAGGTATGATATTCGCAAGAGTATGAAGAGGTACCGATGTAATTGAAGACACATAAGATTCAATGAGTCTCGACGttgaaattgattgaaaaacTGAGAAATTAGGTTGAAAAGTAATGAATTGAATTTGAAGATTCAAGGTAATATTGCGGAAGAAGATCGAACcttgaaaaccaattgaagatTTGGTTTTCAATTTGATACCATATTTGTAGAAAGAAGATCAGATTTTCATTAactgaaagaaagagaagaatacAAGGTTCTTATATTACAGCCAGAGTTAACGGTAACTCAGGACTCTGTTTAACAGCGGTAAAACACTCATTTCGTATAACAGATTCCCAATAAAAAAGATACACGTGTACTCTGTCGGTTACAGATAGAACAACTAACTCAGACAAACTGAGTGACTGACTCAAGTAAAACTGAGTGGTGATCAGAATAGTTCTTCAATTAGTTATAGCTGATTTATTACAAAAATCAGCTAATGTTGGTCACTGGCCACCCCATGTAAAACCAATGATGGCCGTAACAAGCAACTTTTTACCAAAGGCTTCGTGGTTTTACTTCGCCGGGATCTGAATAGAGTTGCTTGCCGACTTCGTAGTTCTACTTTGCCGCGAGTATAAAACTAACCGAATAAGAATACAACACGCGTAAGACACGTGGCGTCAAAAGAAGCGCAACTGCTGCAAATCGACGCAAGAAGCTAAAAAGTGTTTAAATATCAGAAAACTGAGAGAGAAGTTTAAAAGAAGAGAATGAGACTCGGAAATAAGATATTTTATAATAAGTTTAAGTTTCTGATCGCTGCTGCTGCTCTAGTTTTATTCTGTGGATTAGGCCTTTCTTGTGAATTCAATATGGCTATGGTTGGTGATATTCGTGACTCTCCTGAAGGATCTCAAAACAGTCTTGAGATCGAAGATCTCGCCAAATTTGCTGTTGATGAACACAACAAGAAAGAGGTATGTATTCCTTATTTTTCATCCGTGTTGATtttattttaactttttttttaggatgatttcaattttgatttgGGATTTTCTGGGGGTTTATTTTGTGTAGAATGCGCTTTTGGAATTCGTAAGGGTTGTGAAGGCGAAAGAACAGGTGGTTGCTGGTGCTATGCACCATTTGACACTGGAAGTAATTGAGACTGGGAAGAAGAAATTTTACGAAGCCAAGGTTTGGGTGAAGCCATGGATGAATTtcaaggagttgcaggaatttaAGCATTCTGATCATGAATCTTCTGCCTCCACTTGTACTCCTTCCGATCTTGGGGTTAAGCGAGGTGATTACTTCACTATTTTAGAAACACAAGTATTATCGTTGATTTTTGTTAACTCCTTTGATTTATGAAACTATGCTGTATTCTGCTTGTTAGAGAAGATCCTATTTATGAAACTCTTTTGAATTATGTACACTCTTATGTTTATGGCAGTTTGTTTTTCATGGGATTGAGTGAGACCTGTTTGTAAGAGACCCATAGGTTCCTGTCTCTATAACCCGTTAATACAGATCAAGCTTTTGATACATTTGTTGTGTACTTTAGAGACTACATTATTAGAGTAACATAACCAAGGGCATAGTCTTCCAGATTGAGTGTATGGATTAAGAGTCCTACCCATGTCAGTAGTAGTGTCCTTGAGTTGAAACTAACAGAATCAACTATGCATGTACAAGAAGGTGACAGTATATTCTTCCAGCTGTTCATTCGTCTTCCATTATTCATTAATCAGAACGTATTTGAGGAACAAAACTTGAATGGCTGAGCACATAACAAGAACACACTCTTGTTCGGTATTTACATGAGCAATAGCTAAAACTTTTCATAACCTCAGTGTGTGCTTGGCTTATTAAGTAAGCTGAGTTGCTATAAGTAAGCTTATTAAGTAAGCTGAGTTGCTATAGGTTCCGTATTACAACCTTGTTCGTTCCTCTGAGCTT encodes the following:
- the LOC113311325 gene encoding cysteine proteinase inhibitor 6-like is translated as MRLGNKIFYNKFKFLIAAAALVLFCGLGLSCEFNMAMVGDIRDSPEGSQNSLEIEDLAKFAVDEHNKKENALLEFVRVVKAKEQVVAGAMHHLTLEVIETGKKKFYEAKVWVKPWMNFKELQEFKHSDHESSASTCTPSDLGVKREGHAPGLQAVPADDPAVKDAADHALKSIQQRSNSLAPYELLEILSAKAEVIEESAKFHMLLKLKRGSKEEKYKVEVHKNEEGAHHLNQMEADLS